The DNA region TAGGAAAGTATGTTGATGCCGTATATTGCATCGGTGATTACGTTCTTACAGGTGGAGAGATCGCTGTTCTTGCGATTCTTGACTCATCTATGCGATTTGCAAAAGGTGTTCTTGGAAACTTTGACTCTGCTCTTGAAGATTCATTTGAAGATGGATTGATCGAGCATAAGCAGTACACCAAGCCTAGAGATTTTGAAGGTGAGGGAGTTCCTGAGATTCTTCTATCTGGTCACCATAGTAAAATTGCAGAATTTAGATTAAATGAAAAAATTGAACTTACGAAGAAGCATCGAGCTGATCTTTACCGTGAGTATATGAAAAAGGATAAATAAATGGAAAATATGTACTTGGCCCTCGTCCATCACCCTATTCGCAATAAAAGGGGTGACCTTGTGACGACTTCAGTGACGAACCTAGATATTCACGATATTGCTAGAAGTTGCCGTACATTCAATATCAAGAATTATTTTTTAGTGACTCCTTTGAAGGCCCAGCATGATCTCGTAAAGAGAATTCTTGGACATTGGGAAGAAGACGCTGCAAATGCCTATAATCCCGATCGTCAGGATGCCCTTTCTATTGCAAGGTTAGTTAATTCTGTTGATGAGGCCATTGTGAAGATTGAAGAAGCTGAGGGGGTGAAGCCTTTAATTGCTGTGACTGGAGCTAATTTTGAGAGTTTTACAGGCCGTATGAATGACCTGGTTTCAAAGATGAATGTTGACAAAAAGCCGTGTTTACTGTTATTTGGTACAGGCTGGGGACTGCATGCCTCTATACTCGAACGGGCAGATTTTAGTTTGGACCCTATTGTAGGGACGAGCGAAGACGGATATAATCATCTTTCTGTTCGATCAGCTGTTGCGATCTACTTAGATCGTTTTGCAGAGGCCTCTCGGTCATAAAAAATTGAGGTTCCTTTAAGAACAACATAGTGTTGGTCCTCTGGGGAGCCCCGTAACTATTTAGTTGAGGTTACTATGAATCTAATTGATGTTGTAAACGAGAAGTATTCTTCTGAAAACGTAAAGAACTTTCCTGAGTTCAGAGCTGGGGACACTGTTGCTGTTCACGCTAGAATTAAAGAAGGTGACAAGTCACGTGTTCAGATTTTCCAAGGTGTTGTTATCGCAATGAAGGAAAAAGGAAAACTTTCTGGTCACTTCAGAGTTAGAAAAATCTCTTCTGGTTTTGGTGTAGAAAGAGTTTTCCCTTTCCATTCACCAAACGTTGAAAAAATTGAAGTTGTTCAACGTGGTAAAACTAAGAGAGCGAAACTTTACTACCTTAGAAAGAGATCTGGTAAGTCTGCAAGACTTGCAATCGACTTCGACAGAAAGTAATTTTTCATTCGAACTAAGAAAAAAGGGCCTCCATTTTATGGAGGCTTTTTTTTGCTCATTTTTTCAAGGAAGTATTGTGATAGAGTTTGATTTTTTAAAAGAGCATAAATTTATTAGTGGTTGCGACGAGGTTGGGCGCGGTCCTCTTGCTGGTCCTGTCGTTGGATGTTCAGTTGGTGTTTCTACAAATGTTGATCTCTTGGAGCTTTTTGACTTCTTAAGAGGGCTTGGTGTCACAGATTCAAAAAAGTTAACGGCCAAGAAAAGACAAAAACTTCTTTCAGACCTCTCTTTAGGTGACCTTGTCTCTGAAAAACTTTATGAAATAAATATTCTCAAAAAATTCTCTGTTAGATTTTATATTCGAGAAATATCGGAGAGTTTGATTGATGAAATTAATATCTTAAATGCATCTCTTTTAACGATGAAAGAATCATTTGAGAGAATCTCTACAAAAGAGACTGCCCTTCTTCTCATTGATGGAAATAAAGTACCAAAAGATTTAGATGATTATATTGACGCCAAGACTATTGTAAAAGGAGACTCTAAAAGTGTTCTCATCGGTTTGGCCTCGGTAATTGCTAAAGAATACAGAGATGATCTTATGGTGAAACTTGGAGTAAAGTACCCCGGTTATGGACTTGAAAAACACGCAGGTTATCCAACTAAGATGCACAAAGAGGCCATCGCACAGTTTGGAATTACGCCAATACACAGAAAGTCATTCAAAGGAGTTAAAGAATACGTTTAAAAATAGTGGTCAGAGTTTAGAAAAAGAAAAGTCTAAGATTATCCATGAGAAGGGCCTTCCTGTTTTAGTGTCATCTACTTTTTTAAGGGATAGAGGCGTTGGGCAGTGTGACATAGTCAAAATGGAAAAATCTGGTCCAAATATATGGATTACTGTTTATGAAGTTAAAAGCTCGGGAGTCATTGGACCAACTCAAAAGAAGCGGCTTTATGGAAGTTGTCAGCTCTTGTCTTATCTGTTTAATTGCCCTGCTTTTTTTAGAATTTTAGCGAGATCATAATGGGATTTAAACTGTATGTTGCCATATGTTTAACTACAGATTATCCTATCCTTATGAAAGTACGTAATTTTATAGTCTCATTCTCTTTATTATTTTCTTGTATGCTAACTAGTGTTGAAGCTAAAGCTGAAGTGGACCCAAAGCTAAAGGCCTTAGGTGCTATGGCCGCTTATGGTACTGTTGGTGGTGCTCTTCTTGGAACAGCTTCCTTGGCCTTTGGGACAAAGGGACGTTCCGTGGCAATAGGTGCTTCTCTTGGTTTATATGCCGGTCTTCTCTTTGGTGGTTATGTTGTGATAACTCACGCTGTAAAGAAGAGTCGATTTAGACAAGGTGGGGATTATTATCCAAGTTCACCTTTGAATAGTCCTTACGAAAATGCTCCGCCGGCCGAGCCAGAGGGGAATTTGTACCCATATCAGAATGAGCAATCAAGTATGTGGGAACAATATAGAGATCTTGAAGAAAGTTCTAAAAGTGTAAAGGTGGCCCTTAATAAAAAGAACCACCCAAGTGATACTATTGGCTTTCAGTTAATTAATTATCAGTTCTGAAAAGTGTGGCGGCGATTTCCGAAACGCATGTTGAGCATTTCTGTTTCGTCGCACTCAAATTCGTTTACAAGAAGTTCCATTGCATCAAAATCATAAAGTTTAAAAACTCTAATAAATTCATTTTTTACATTTGATAATTTGATCTGATCTTTCTTTTCATTGAGTGTTTTGATTGTTTCGACAAAGAAACCAATTCCAGAAGAGCCTACAAAATCTAGTCCATTCAGGTCTAGTGTGATTGTTGAGCTTGGGTTATCTGTTGCAAGTGAGTTCAGTTCCTGTCTTAGTGGGATTGTGTTTTCGTAATCTAGTCCACCTTCCATGTGGATTGTGATATTTCCCATGGCGTCTGTGCGAACTCTTGCCTTCATCGTCATATGCAACTCCTCTTTATACATTAAACATCTCATAACCATTGATGGTCTTGGTCTTAAAATTAATTATATCACTGTGCGTCATTGTTTTTTAGGAGGAACATTTTATCCCCTCGTATGGCCGTAGATGAAAGAGAAAGGTAAAATAGTGAAATCAAAGGAGAAGTCGTGGGAAAATTGACTTTAATTACTCTTCCAATTGGAAATGTTGCTGATATTACGGCCCGTGCAAAAGAAGCCTTAGAAAAAGAACAATACTTCTTGGCAGAAGACACACGTAATCTTAGTAAATTACTTAAGCACTATGGAATTGATAGTAAGTCAAAAAAGATCGACTCATTTCACGATCATTCTTTTGAAAAAATTGAGCGGATAGTTGGAAAACTCACGAAAGGTCAACATCTTTGCCTTGTTTCTGATGCTGGAAGTCCGATGATTTCAGATCCTGCCTATCCTCTTGTGAGGGCCGCACTTGAAAGTGGAGTTGAAGTTGAATCTCTTTCGGGAATAAGTGCTGTAACATGTGCTCTCGAGTTAAGTGGACTACCTCCACATCCTTTTCAATTTCATGGTTTTTTACCTCGCGATAAGAATGGAAAAAAAGAGCTTTTTAAAGATTTAAAAGGCCATCACGGTACCCATATTTTCTTTGAATCACCCTATAGAATGCAAGAGAGCTTAGCTCTTTTAGCCGAGGCGCTTCCCGATGTCGAAGTGGTCGTGGCCAGAGAGCTAACAAAGGCCTATCAGAGCGTATATCGTTTCAACTCTAGCGAGCTTTCGAGTCAGGAAATTAATTACAAAGGTGAATTTGTTCTTTTATTTCACCTTAGAAAAGACCAAGTTGAGCAAAAGAAAGGCACTGAGAAAATAGAGAAACTCGCCCTCGAGTATTTGGATAAGAAAACGACACCAAAAAATCTGTGTAAGCTTTTAGGGGAGATTCTAGATAGAAACCCTTCTGAAATTTACAATACGCTTAATACAAGAGCGAAATAGTCTAACTCTAAAGCTTCTTGTTCAGTTTTCCGATATTCACATGAGAATGTTTTTATTTAAGGAAGAGTATGAGCAAGAAGTTTGAAAAGAAAGTCGCACGTTACGAAGAACTCATGAAACTAAGTCAGTTAACAAGTTCTTCACTGGATATAAAAGATATCAAAAAGAAGGCATGTACTATTATTGCAAAGCTCCTTCAATGTGAAAAAGTTCTTATTTACCGCTACGATCAAAAGAAAAATAAATTAATTCATCGCTTTTGGGATAATCATGAATCCCGAGAGTGGAGTTGTGAACTTGATGAAAAGACATTTGTCGGTTCTTGTGGTCATTTCATGGCAACATTGCATATTAGGGACGCTAAAGTTGATCTGCGCAGTCGACGTGATAATCCCGTTTTGAATGATTTCACTGTTAAAGAAGTTCTTGTTTTCCCTTTAATTAATAAAGGAGAGCTTGTAGGGGTTGTTCAGTCTATTAACTCATCCCATGATGAAGGATTTAATGAAGAGGATATTCAGTTTTCAGAAGCCGTTTCTTCTCAGTTAACAAATACGTTGTTGAACACGATACTTTTTGAAAAGCAGCAAAAAATGTTCATTCAGGTTGTTGAGTCTATGGCCGATGCTATTGGTAAGAAAGATACTTACACGGGAGGACACACCAAACGCGTTCGTCATTTTTCTGAGCTTATTGGTCGTGAAATGGACTTAACTTTTAGTGAAATGAATGATCTGCGTCTTGCTGCTGTTCTTCATGATATTGGTAAAATAGGAATTGAGGATAAGATATTAAAAAAGTCAGCTCCTCTTACTGAAGATGAATTCAAAACTATGCGTGAGCATCCGCGTTTAGGTTATGAAATCCTAAGAAAGATTGAGGGATTAGAGTCGGTAATTGATGGAATGAGGTTTCATCATGAAAGACCTGATGGTAGGGGCTATCCTTACGGTCTAAAAGGTGAAGAGATCCCGTTGATTGCTAGTATCATTTCTGTTGCCGATACTTTCGATGCAATGATTAGTACACGTCCATACAGAAAAGGACTCAATCCGATGATAGCTTATCAAGAAATTATCGATCATTCTGGCACTCAATTTGACCCCCGCGTTGTCGAAGGATTTAAAAAATACTTCGAAAAAACAAAGATGTACAAACCTTCCACTATGGATTCATTTAAAAAAGCGAGTTAAAATAAAAATATTGATTCAACTTAAGGATAGTTTATGCTCGTTAGAATTATTGGTGGACACGGGGGAGTTTCTCCTGGGTTCAGGGCCACAAGTTATTTAATTGATGGAAAGCTGCTTATAGACGCGGGTTCTGTTGCTAGTGGTATCCAAATTGGAGAGCAGGCCAATATTGATAATATTCTTATTTCGCATTCACACCTTGATCATATTTCTGATCTCGCTTTTCTCGCTGATAATTGTTTTGGGATGAAGGGAAGGCCTTTCGAAGTTTGGACAAACCCTAAAATTAAAAAAAATATAATGACTCACCTTTTTAATGACGAAATTTGGCCTGATTTTTCTAAGCTACCGAGTGCCGATAATCCGACAATGCGATTTCACGAAATTGATGAAGAGGTTGAGTTTACTCTTGGAGAGTATAAGATCACTCCTGTGCGTGTAAACCATCAAGAGGGGGCCATGGGCTTCATTATCGAAAAAGGGGATTGCGCAGTTGTCTTTACTCAAGATACTGGACCAACAGATCGTATTTGGGAAGTGGCCAAGACGAAGAAAAATCTAAAAGGTATTTTTACAGAAGTTTCATTTCCAAATAACCTTATTCAAGTTGCAATTGATTCTCAACACCATACGCCGAGTACGATGAGTGAAGAAATTAAGAAAATGCCTGGAGAGGTTCCAATCTTTCTTGGTCATCTTAAGCCAAACTTTCAAGAACTTCTTTTTAAGGAAATTGCTGACATTGGATGCGATAGAATTACAGTTCTTGGCTCAGATGATACAAGCTACATGTTTTAATGCTCTGAATTACATAAAACCTAGCACTTAGAGGTGAATTTTCGCCGACATTTTACTTGTCTAAGTAAGTAGGTCATTCCATGATAACCTCTCATTTTAGAATCTAACAAATTCGGAGATTCCTATGTCATGGTTCAATAAAGTTAAAAGTCCAAAGTTAAAGAGTTCAAAGAAAATTGAAACGAATACGCCAAGTGGACTTTGGAAAAAATGTACAAATTGTTCTGAAATTGTTCAGAGTCAAAGATTAGAAGAAACTTATCAAGTTTGCCCATATTGTGATCACCATTTTCGTTTATCGGCCAAAGAGAGAATTACTCAGCTTTTAGACGAGGATAGCTTTCTTCCAATTGGGCAGAAGTTAACAACGACAGACCCTCTAGGTTTTGTCGATAAGAAGCCTTATGGTCAGCGACTAGAAGAGGCCAAGAGCAAAACTGGTCTTGTTGATGGTACATATGCAGGTACAGGTAAAGTTAATGGAAAAGAAGTGGCCATTGCCATTATGAACTTCCAGTTCATGGGTGGATCAATGGGTGTCGTAACTGGTGAGAAAGTTGCTCGAGTTATGGATCTTGCTTATGAAAAGAAAATTCCATGTATCGTGGTTTCTTGCTCTGGTGGAGCTCGTATGCAGGAAGGCCTTCTTTCTCTTATGCAAATGGGAAAAACAAGTGCATCGAGACAAAGACTTAAGAATGCAGGTATTCCTTATATTTCACTTTTGACAGACCCAACGACGGGTGGAGTCGCTGCTAGTTTTGCGATGGTAGGTGATCTTAATATTGCTGAGCCAAAGGCCTTAATTGGGTTCGCTGGTCCTCGTGTTATTGAGCAATCAATTAGACAAAAGCTTCCACAAGGTTTTCAAAGATCTGAGTTTCTCTTGGATCACGGATTTATTGATCGCATAGTTCATCGTCACAAGTTAAAAGAAGAGCTTTCATTCTTTATTGATATGTTCTCGAATGAAAAATGATTTTGTAAATCTCGTCAATGAACATTTTAATTCTTCAATAGAAGATAAACTCGTGTCTAAGCTTTTTAATGAGCTTGGACATGAGAATTTCAAACCAGGTCTTGATCGACTTCGTCCTACTTTTTCAAAATTTAATTTTAGCAATAAGAAAATTATCACAATTGGTGGTACTAACGGTAAGGGAGAGACTTCTTTTTATCTCTATCATGCTTTGGTCTCCTCTGGGAAACGAGTTGGTCTGTGGACTTCTCCTCATATTCTTTCTCTGAGAGAGAGGTTTTGTCTGTCCGATGGTCCTGTTAGTTATGAGAGGTTAGAGGCCGTTGTAGAGAAAGGATTGAAGACCTTTAAAAAAGGGGAGCTTAGTTTTTATGAGTTTCTTTTTTGGTGCTTTTGTTCTCTCGTTGAGCAAGATGACTGTGATTACATCATCTTTGAAGTCGGTCTTGGTGGACGATATGATGCTGTCAATCTCTTTGACGCCAATCTGTGTGCGATAACATCGATCTCAAGAGATCACACTGAAATTCTTGGAAAAGATACAAAGAAAATTCTATTTGAAAAATTAGGTATCACTAGAGCAAAGACACCTGCTCTTATGACTGTGGAACAATCGCACTTAAGAAAGTTTGCCCGTGATTATTGCCAAGAGCACGGCGTTGAACTCTATGATTTGTACGCTGAGGGAAAAGTTGAAAAGAAGCAAAATTATTCGCAGCGTAACAAGATTTTAGCGCGTGAGTTATTTTTGAGATTAGGTGGAGATATATCTTATTTTTCAATGAGTTTGATGCTCAAAGGTCGCTTTGAAAAGATGACAAGAGGTCAAATTCGTTTTATCTTTATAGGTGCCCACAATCTCGATGGAATTAGAAAGCTTAAGGACTTATTACTTAGCAGTGATAAGCAAGAAGAGAGAGATTTTCTCATGTCTTTTTCTAAGCGAAGCGAACAGGATATCTTAGATTGCTTAGGAGTTTGGGCCAAAGCGCCTTGTCTCTACGATAAACTACTTGTTTGTTCTTTTGAACATCAAAAATCTGCTGGAGCTGTTTTACAAGAGCTCTGTGCTAAGGTTGAATTTCCTGAGAGTAAGTTGTTGTGGTTGGATAACTGGAAGGACTATTTAATTGAACTCTATAATCAACAGAAGCCGCAAACTATTTACGTTTCAGGCTCCTATTACTTTATTGGCGAGCTTCAGCGTTTTATTCTCGCTAATTTTTCTTAACTCTTCACACGCAAGAGAATCTTTTGAAATTAATTTAGGTCAAAAGGTACAAGTACTTTCTGATAAGGCCTATCGTTCAGCTCGTAATGAAAAATTTGAAGCTGTCGGAAATGTTATCATTACTTATGGGCCAGACTCTCTTTATGGAGAAAGGGCCGTTGTTGACTTTGAAAGTGGAAGCGCTACTGTCACAGGTAATGTTCGTTATGTCGGATCTGACATGACGATGTATGGGACAAAGATTGTTTACGACTTTAAAACTCGTGGTATTAAGGTTCAAAATGCTAGAGTTCTCTCTGATAATTACACCGTTCTTGGTAAGCAATTAGCAAGAACTTCGCCAACGACGATTGAAGGAATCGATGCAGAGTACACGACTTGTCGTGATTGTCCTGAGTCATGGTCAGTGCTAGGTGGTGAAGTCAATATTACTCTTGGTGAGTATATTCGAATAAAGCACGCTTATATTAAAGTACGTGGCGTTATCGTTATGTATGTTCCTTATATCATCTTACCAATTAAAAAAGATCGTGAGACAGGGCTTCTTTTTCCAAGTTTGAGTTTGAATTATCAAAATGGCGTTTATTTTAATCAACCGTTTTTTTGGGCGATTAATGATTCAAGTGATATGACGATTTCTCCAACAATGTATGGAGAGAGGGGGCTTGGTAGTGAGCTTCAATATCGCTACGCCTATAGTGATAAAACATTCTTAGAAATCAACTCTCTCGGAGCAAGAGATCGCATCTGGGCCCCAGGTAAACAAGAATTTAAAGATGAAGGCGATCGTTATCTTCGTTTGTTTGGAGAGTATGAGCACCACTATATGCGCTCTAATGATTTCTCTCATCACTTAACGGTAGATGGGATGGGGGACCTCGATATTATTCGTGACTATGATCGCTATACAAATGATAGAATTAACTCTTCTTCATCTGGGATAAGCGGTTTTTTTGAAATGAGAAAGGACTTCTTTACTCTTTCTACTGAGTCACATTTTAGAAGAAACCTCATGTATGATAATCCTAAGGGGTTCGATCACCGATTTGTTCAAATGCTGCCTAAGATTAGTCTTAATACAGCGCCAATAGAGCTTTTTAGCTCCGATATTCCACTTTTTAAAAGATTACTCTTTACCGCAAGTGGGGATTATACGATTTTTAAGCAGAATCACACGGAAGAATTGTCTTATATCCGCAATGCACGCCGAGTAAACTTAGCTCCAAAGTTAGACTGGTATCTAGGTCAATTGGGAGTCGTTAATTTACAGACTTCAGCAATGTATGATTATCAAGGTTATGCTTTTCCATCTGATGATAGCCGTTTCAGAAAAAGTGTCGTTCTCGTAGAGTCAGAGGCCAGTGTAGAGATTGAAAAAGTTTTTGGTGTTTCTTATCGAGAAGAGGTTCCTGTTCGTGAGATTGATTTTGAAAAAAGTGGTGAAAGTATAAAGGCAGAAGAAGTTCTTAAAGAGAGGAACGACAAAATTATTGGAGAGATTCCTGTTGTTAATAAAAGCTTCTCTGATGACACGGTTAAAGTCGTTCACAATTCTTATAAGCATTCACAGAAAATCGCATTAAAACACTATCAACTGGCAGACAAAGGTCATAGTGGGAATGATCGATTTTTAACTCAGATTCAAAAGTCTAATGGTATTGGACAATTTGATAGTCTTGACTCTTTGAGAGAGGAAGAGTTTTTAAAGGCATCAAGTTCTCGTACAAACTTACCACTATCTAATACGATAGAGCTTAAATGGGAAAACTCACTTATTAAAAAATCTCCTAGAAAGTTTAATGCTTATCAAAACGATCGATATTTGAGAGATAATTTTGGTTATTCGAGGATTGCATATTTTAATCTATCACAGGGGTATGATTTAAATTTACAAGATGTGGAGACTAAGGATCGTCTGACGCGTCTTCATTTAAATGCTGGAGCTTCATTTGGTAGCCTCGGTGTATCGGCCAGTGAATATTACTTTCACCAAGGGCAAGAACATATTTTCAGTTTCAATATTAGTCATTCCATCAAGTCTTTTTATTATTCTCTAGGAGTTACTTACGATTCATTTGCTAGACCAATCAATAAAACAGCAAACTCTAATATTGTTTTTAGTCCCATCGACTTAATCCAGCTTCGTTTAAAATATGAATACGATCTAGAGGATCGAAAAGTTAAAAAGAGTCAATACGGCCTTCTCTATAGCCCGAGCAATAATTGTTG from Halobacteriovorax sp. GB3 includes:
- a CDS encoding RNA methyltransferase, producing MENMYLALVHHPIRNKRGDLVTTSVTNLDIHDIARSCRTFNIKNYFLVTPLKAQHDLVKRILGHWEEDAANAYNPDRQDALSIARLVNSVDEAIVKIEEAEGVKPLIAVTGANFESFTGRMNDLVSKMNVDKKPCLLLFGTGWGLHASILERADFSLDPIVGTSEDGYNHLSVRSAVAIYLDRFAEASRS
- the rplS gene encoding 50S ribosomal protein L19; translation: MNLIDVVNEKYSSENVKNFPEFRAGDTVAVHARIKEGDKSRVQIFQGVVIAMKEKGKLSGHFRVRKISSGFGVERVFPFHSPNVEKIEVVQRGKTKRAKLYYLRKRSGKSARLAIDFDRK
- a CDS encoding ribonuclease HII, whose product is MIEFDFLKEHKFISGCDEVGRGPLAGPVVGCSVGVSTNVDLLELFDFLRGLGVTDSKKLTAKKRQKLLSDLSLGDLVSEKLYEINILKKFSVRFYIREISESLIDEINILNASLLTMKESFERISTKETALLLIDGNKVPKDLDDYIDAKTIVKGDSKSVLIGLASVIAKEYRDDLMVKLGVKYPGYGLEKHAGYPTKMHKEAIAQFGITPIHRKSFKGVKEYV
- a CDS encoding STAS domain-containing protein is translated as MTMKARVRTDAMGNITIHMEGGLDYENTIPLRQELNSLATDNPSSTITLDLNGLDFVGSSGIGFFVETIKTLNEKKDQIKLSNVKNEFIRVFKLYDFDAMELLVNEFECDETEMLNMRFGNRRHTFQN
- the rsmI gene encoding 16S rRNA (cytidine(1402)-2'-O)-methyltransferase, which translates into the protein MGKLTLITLPIGNVADITARAKEALEKEQYFLAEDTRNLSKLLKHYGIDSKSKKIDSFHDHSFEKIERIVGKLTKGQHLCLVSDAGSPMISDPAYPLVRAALESGVEVESLSGISAVTCALELSGLPPHPFQFHGFLPRDKNGKKELFKDLKGHHGTHIFFESPYRMQESLALLAEALPDVEVVVARELTKAYQSVYRFNSSELSSQEINYKGEFVLLFHLRKDQVEQKKGTEKIEKLALEYLDKKTTPKNLCKLLGEILDRNPSEIYNTLNTRAK
- a CDS encoding HD-GYP domain-containing protein, producing the protein MSKKFEKKVARYEELMKLSQLTSSSLDIKDIKKKACTIIAKLLQCEKVLIYRYDQKKNKLIHRFWDNHESREWSCELDEKTFVGSCGHFMATLHIRDAKVDLRSRRDNPVLNDFTVKEVLVFPLINKGELVGVVQSINSSHDEGFNEEDIQFSEAVSSQLTNTLLNTILFEKQQKMFIQVVESMADAIGKKDTYTGGHTKRVRHFSELIGREMDLTFSEMNDLRLAAVLHDIGKIGIEDKILKKSAPLTEDEFKTMREHPRLGYEILRKIEGLESVIDGMRFHHERPDGRGYPYGLKGEEIPLIASIISVADTFDAMISTRPYRKGLNPMIAYQEIIDHSGTQFDPRVVEGFKKYFEKTKMYKPSTMDSFKKAS
- a CDS encoding MBL fold metallo-hydrolase, with the translated sequence MLVRIIGGHGGVSPGFRATSYLIDGKLLIDAGSVASGIQIGEQANIDNILISHSHLDHISDLAFLADNCFGMKGRPFEVWTNPKIKKNIMTHLFNDEIWPDFSKLPSADNPTMRFHEIDEEVEFTLGEYKITPVRVNHQEGAMGFIIEKGDCAVVFTQDTGPTDRIWEVAKTKKNLKGIFTEVSFPNNLIQVAIDSQHHTPSTMSEEIKKMPGEVPIFLGHLKPNFQELLFKEIADIGCDRITVLGSDDTSYMF
- the accD gene encoding acetyl-CoA carboxylase, carboxyltransferase subunit beta; protein product: MSWFNKVKSPKLKSSKKIETNTPSGLWKKCTNCSEIVQSQRLEETYQVCPYCDHHFRLSAKERITQLLDEDSFLPIGQKLTTTDPLGFVDKKPYGQRLEEAKSKTGLVDGTYAGTGKVNGKEVAIAIMNFQFMGGSMGVVTGEKVARVMDLAYEKKIPCIVVSCSGGARMQEGLLSLMQMGKTSASRQRLKNAGIPYISLLTDPTTGGVAASFAMVGDLNIAEPKALIGFAGPRVIEQSIRQKLPQGFQRSEFLLDHGFIDRIVHRHKLKEELSFFIDMFSNEK
- a CDS encoding LPS-assembly protein LptD codes for the protein MNSIINRSRKLFTFQAPITLLASFSVLFSLIFLNSSHARESFEINLGQKVQVLSDKAYRSARNEKFEAVGNVIITYGPDSLYGERAVVDFESGSATVTGNVRYVGSDMTMYGTKIVYDFKTRGIKVQNARVLSDNYTVLGKQLARTSPTTIEGIDAEYTTCRDCPESWSVLGGEVNITLGEYIRIKHAYIKVRGVIVMYVPYIILPIKKDRETGLLFPSLSLNYQNGVYFNQPFFWAINDSSDMTISPTMYGERGLGSELQYRYAYSDKTFLEINSLGARDRIWAPGKQEFKDEGDRYLRLFGEYEHHYMRSNDFSHHLTVDGMGDLDIIRDYDRYTNDRINSSSSGISGFFEMRKDFFTLSTESHFRRNLMYDNPKGFDHRFVQMLPKISLNTAPIELFSSDIPLFKRLLFTASGDYTIFKQNHTEELSYIRNARRVNLAPKLDWYLGQLGVVNLQTSAMYDYQGYAFPSDDSRFRKSVVLVESEASVEIEKVFGVSYREEVPVREIDFEKSGESIKAEEVLKERNDKIIGEIPVVNKSFSDDTVKVVHNSYKHSQKIALKHYQLADKGHSGNDRFLTQIQKSNGIGQFDSLDSLREEEFLKASSSRTNLPLSNTIELKWENSLIKKSPRKFNAYQNDRYLRDNFGYSRIAYFNLSQGYDLNLQDVETKDRLTRLHLNAGASFGSLGVSASEYYFHQGQEHIFSFNISHSIKSFYYSLGVTYDSFARPINKTANSNIVFSPIDLIQLRLKYEYDLEDRKVKKSQYGLLYSPSNNCWKFDLSYETDQIDKNISFNFLFNFNEGNFTGVTQ